A section of the Pimelobacter simplex genome encodes:
- a CDS encoding 1,4-dihydroxy-2-naphthoyl-CoA synthase: MSAIEGVSETFDASQWDVVPGFEDLTDLTYHRAKAHGTVRIAFDRPDVLNAFRPHTVDELLRTLEHARQSADVGCVLLTGNGPSAKNGKWAFCTGGDQRIRGRAGYQYEDVSAGAADTGAEEPSAIDKARLARLHILECQRLIRFMPKVVICVVPGWAAGGGHSLFVTCDLALASTEHARFKQTDADVGSFDGGYGSAYLARQVGQKFAREIFFLGQEYSADDAVRMGAANRAVPHAELEATALEWGRLINGKSPTAQRMLKYSFNLLDDGLVGQQLFAGETTRLAYMTDEAQEGRDQFLEKREPDWSPYPWYY, from the coding sequence ATGAGTGCGATCGAGGGCGTGAGCGAGACGTTCGACGCGAGCCAGTGGGACGTCGTCCCCGGGTTCGAGGACCTGACCGACCTGACGTACCACCGCGCCAAGGCGCACGGCACCGTCCGGATCGCCTTCGACCGCCCCGACGTCCTCAACGCCTTCCGGCCGCACACCGTCGACGAGCTGCTCCGCACCCTGGAGCACGCGCGCCAGTCCGCCGACGTCGGCTGCGTCCTGCTCACCGGCAACGGCCCGAGCGCCAAGAACGGCAAGTGGGCCTTCTGCACCGGCGGCGACCAGCGCATCCGCGGCCGCGCCGGCTACCAGTACGAGGACGTGTCGGCCGGGGCCGCTGACACCGGCGCCGAGGAGCCGAGCGCCATCGACAAGGCCCGCCTCGCCCGCCTGCACATCCTCGAGTGCCAGCGCCTGATCCGGTTCATGCCGAAGGTCGTCATCTGCGTCGTCCCCGGCTGGGCGGCCGGCGGCGGGCACAGCCTGTTCGTCACCTGCGACCTCGCCCTCGCCTCCACCGAGCACGCCCGGTTCAAGCAGACCGACGCCGACGTGGGCTCGTTCGACGGCGGCTACGGGTCGGCGTACCTGGCGCGGCAGGTGGGCCAGAAGTTCGCCCGCGAGATCTTCTTCCTCGGCCAGGAGTACTCCGCCGACGACGCCGTCCGGATGGGCGCCGCCAACCGCGCCGTCCCGCACGCCGAGCTCGAGGCGACCGCGCTGGAGTGGGGGCGGCTGATCAACGGCAAGAGCCCGACGGCGCAGCGGATGCTGAAGTACTCGTTCAACCTGCTGGACGACGGGCTGGTGGGGCAGCAGCTGTTCGCGGGGGAGACGACGCGGCTGGCGTACATGACTGATGAGGCGCAGGAGGGGCGCGACCAGTTCCTGGAGAAGCGGGAGCCGGACTGGTCGCCGTACCCGTGGTACTACTGA